One Sulfolobus sp. S-194 DNA segment encodes these proteins:
- a CDS encoding GH116 family glycosyl hydrolase produces the protein MRYSYSYALDSGVVLGGIGAGSMEIRADGRLYDWTIFNNGGYAERQEIRRVYYLTQNDFFTAVRYGNKVRILQAYDYYFGASPYYTPWLRPIKSLEYIGEQPFAFLNFIDDFGVRLKAFSPFIPHDLKNSSLPVAIFEYDVDKDSDFVVGVKNPFESGRIEFMRDTLVFSGEVTSKDPRYGGNLCIKVIGSPWLARSDNFPLFKEWNEFRVKGYISTNQGDKWGFIGNRAMKFTVIVGWYFPNHLTTKGKKIGHYYENFFNNCLDVVNYVEENIAYLEKMTVEFHDALYNTRGVEDWIADLVGSQLTTLIKSTWLSKDCNFYIWEGYYQASDERKVNEHPYTDGPVNTALNTVDVSTYFIYTLTVLYPQLAKNLLLTSSKSALSYDNPLYIFYSLAIPDNRSRYVEKVIRDPSIPSSIEKLLQTVKEITKETGKDPKGRIAHYLYRDLKFDEYGRNDLNPEFVLMWGLVSKYTGDIEFMKSLFPIAKEAMESVLRTHSYQALIYSRLPSGFEWNRQVFSHFKDVNIYDNLFLVVSLLGIDSFHMSVNTFDDWTVIGINSFVSLLGISALKTLNELGGDKYDVEKALSLYESVLWNGEYFDLWYDPISGYRDKACQASQLLGEFYLNILGYSLLDRDKVRKTLLSIIKYNLKEEEGVINGAYPDGYRPLMREYENPLKIKEASIHQDTPWSGVEFYLASHLIYEKMVSEAKKVLKEVYNRYSLSGNFWNHWEWGSHYSRPLSSWLIIPAYLGLVYDGINRVLTLDPAIDELSWIIVLPEFWGRINVNKEKAEIKIIDGKAVLKKINIKGKKITRIVADRKVADGDIIAEKEITIEYA, from the coding sequence ATGAGATACTCATATTCTTATGCTTTGGATTCTGGAGTTGTGTTAGGTGGTATAGGTGCTGGTTCTATGGAAATAAGAGCCGATGGGAGATTGTATGATTGGACAATATTTAATAATGGTGGTTATGCTGAGAGGCAAGAGATTAGAAGAGTTTATTATCTCACGCAAAACGATTTCTTTACTGCAGTAAGATATGGAAATAAGGTGAGGATTCTACAAGCCTATGATTATTACTTCGGTGCAAGTCCTTATTATACACCATGGTTGAGACCTATAAAGAGTTTAGAATATATAGGTGAACAGCCTTTTGCTTTCTTAAACTTTATAGACGACTTTGGGGTTAGACTGAAGGCTTTTTCGCCTTTCATCCCACACGACCTTAAGAATTCATCCTTGCCAGTTGCAATATTTGAATATGACGTTGATAAGGATTCGGATTTTGTAGTAGGTGTAAAAAACCCATTTGAAAGTGGTAGAATTGAGTTTATGAGGGATACTTTAGTTTTTTCTGGTGAGGTCACCTCTAAGGATCCTAGATATGGAGGTAATTTATGTATAAAGGTTATTGGAAGTCCGTGGCTTGCTAGGTCGGATAATTTTCCTCTATTTAAGGAGTGGAATGAATTTAGAGTAAAGGGTTATATTTCTACTAATCAAGGTGATAAGTGGGGATTTATTGGAAATAGGGCTATGAAATTTACAGTAATAGTAGGATGGTATTTTCCAAATCATCTAACTACTAAAGGTAAAAAGATAGGGCATTATTATGAGAACTTTTTCAATAATTGTCTTGATGTCGTAAATTATGTTGAGGAAAACATTGCATACTTAGAAAAAATGACTGTCGAGTTTCATGACGCTCTTTATAATACTCGAGGTGTTGAGGATTGGATTGCTGATTTAGTTGGTTCCCAGTTAACAACTCTTATTAAATCTACATGGTTATCGAAAGATTGCAATTTCTACATCTGGGAAGGGTATTATCAGGCCTCAGATGAAAGAAAAGTTAATGAACATCCGTATACTGATGGACCAGTTAATACTGCGTTAAATACTGTTGATGTTTCTACTTACTTTATTTATACTCTTACAGTATTATATCCACAATTAGCAAAGAATTTACTTTTAACCTCTTCTAAGAGTGCATTGAGTTACGATAACCCTCTATACATTTTTTACTCATTAGCAATACCAGATAATAGATCAAGATATGTAGAGAAAGTGATTAGAGATCCCTCTATTCCCTCTTCTATCGAAAAGCTTTTACAAACTGTAAAGGAGATAACTAAGGAAACTGGAAAAGACCCTAAAGGAAGAATTGCTCATTATTTATATAGAGATTTGAAGTTTGATGAATATGGCAGGAACGATTTAAATCCAGAGTTTGTACTAATGTGGGGATTAGTTTCTAAATATACTGGAGATATTGAATTTATGAAATCCTTATTCCCTATTGCAAAAGAGGCCATGGAAAGTGTTTTAAGGACTCACTCATACCAAGCTCTAATTTATAGTAGGTTACCTAGTGGTTTTGAGTGGAACAGACAAGTATTTTCTCACTTTAAGGACGTTAATATTTATGATAATCTCTTCCTAGTTGTCTCCTTATTAGGTATCGATTCCTTTCATATGAGTGTTAATACTTTTGATGATTGGACTGTAATTGGTATTAATTCCTTTGTTTCCCTTCTAGGTATTTCGGCTTTGAAAACGTTAAACGAGTTAGGAGGAGATAAATATGATGTTGAAAAAGCTCTCTCACTTTATGAGTCTGTGCTTTGGAACGGTGAATATTTTGACCTGTGGTATGACCCAATCTCTGGATATAGAGATAAAGCTTGTCAAGCTTCACAGTTATTGGGAGAATTTTATTTAAACATATTAGGTTATTCTCTTCTAGATAGAGATAAGGTAAGGAAAACTCTACTATCTATTATTAAATATAATTTAAAAGAAGAGGAAGGAGTAATTAATGGTGCTTATCCAGATGGTTATAGACCCTTAATGAGAGAATATGAAAACCCATTAAAGATTAAAGAAGCTAGTATTCATCAAGATACTCCTTGGAGTGGAGTTGAGTTTTATTTAGCTTCTCACTTAATTTATGAGAAAATGGTTAGCGAGGCTAAGAAAGTGTTAAAGGAGGTTTATAACAGATATTCTCTTTCTGGGAACTTCTGGAATCATTGGGAGTGGGGTTCACATTATTCAAGACCACTCTCTTCATGGTTAATTATTCCGGCATATTTAGGTCTTGTTTATGACGGCATTAACAGAGTCCTTACTTTAGATCCTGCAATTGATGAATTATCATGGATAATTGTTTTGCCAGAATTTTGGGGAAGGATTAATGTAAATAAGGAAAAGGCAGAGATTAAGATTATTGATGGTAAGGCTGTTTTAAAGAAGATTAATATTAAGGGTAAAAAGATTACAAGAATAGTTGCTGATAGGAAAGTTGCTGATGGTGACATTATTGCTGAAAAGGAGATAACAATTGAATATGCGTAA
- a CDS encoding ABC transporter permease: MMKTWLIRRVIMSIVTILATIIFTWALLEFSPTSPANYILNQISPSALSSSRSAEIYTSLEQYLETLRPHGNPIVEALTYLGNFLHGNLGVSIVYEVPVTTLIANALPWTLFVIVTSVIISFFIGIRAGEIMGYKRGTKKDSTLLMTFITIRAIPIYILGTLLLFFLGYELHIFPSGGAYSVNTTPGFNLQFIESVLYHATLPILTLTLINLAGWAIHMRANTIYTLREDYVDFAETRGVMDKVIESKYVGRNSILPLYTSLIITLGFSFGGSVFLEEIFSYPGVGLLLYNSIMNNDYPVEMGILVIIVLAVVIGVFLADLTYSLLDPRVKMGD, from the coding sequence ATTATGAAAACATGGCTTATTCGACGTGTTATCATGTCAATAGTTACTATTCTAGCAACCATTATATTTACTTGGGCATTATTAGAATTCTCACCTACAAGTCCAGCTAACTATATTCTTAATCAAATTTCACCATCAGCATTAAGCTCTAGCAGATCAGCTGAGATATATACTAGTTTAGAGCAATACTTAGAAACTTTACGACCGCACGGAAATCCAATTGTTGAGGCTTTAACTTACTTAGGTAATTTTCTTCATGGTAATTTGGGAGTAAGTATAGTTTATGAGGTACCAGTAACTACATTAATAGCAAATGCTTTGCCATGGACGCTTTTCGTAATTGTAACGTCAGTTATCATAAGCTTCTTCATTGGTATTAGGGCTGGAGAAATTATGGGGTATAAAAGAGGAACTAAAAAGGATTCTACCTTACTTATGACGTTCATAACAATTAGGGCTATACCAATTTATATCTTGGGTACACTCCTCTTATTCTTCTTGGGTTATGAACTTCATATATTTCCAAGTGGTGGCGCATATTCAGTTAACACCACACCGGGGTTTAATCTCCAATTTATTGAAAGTGTTCTTTACCATGCAACCTTGCCAATCTTAACCTTAACGTTAATCAATTTAGCTGGTTGGGCGATACATATGAGGGCTAATACAATATATACCTTAAGAGAGGATTATGTGGATTTTGCAGAAACTAGGGGTGTTATGGATAAAGTAATCGAATCAAAATATGTAGGAAGGAATTCAATATTACCCCTTTACACTAGTCTAATAATCACATTAGGTTTCTCCTTTGGCGGTTCAGTCTTTTTGGAGGAAATCTTTAGTTACCCCGGAGTAGGATTACTTCTTTACAACTCAATAATGAATAACGATTATCCAGTAGAGATGGGTATTTTAGTTATAATAGTTTTAGCAGTTGTAATCGGAGTATTTTTGGCAGATCTAACATATTCCTTGCTAGATCCCAGAGTAAAAATGGGTGACTAA
- a CDS encoding ABC transporter permease, with amino-acid sequence MNVLEYVKLIWKNKKSRVGLIILVFYLILAFIFPFFIPPPVVSTINANKIFLPPQPNFYYILGTGPLGESILANIVYGAGFIIELSLLAGLFTTLIGILIGIIAGYLGGIIDNILMAINDIVMTLPTLVVYIILATLIRTSNPVILALILSSMSWTGLARSIRSQVLLLKSMQYIEISKILGLSNLHIIFREIIPNLGSYIAVHFIFNVEGALYAAVGLYFLGVLPVNPNNWGYMISQALNMGAIFGGKGVWYLIFPSLAVIGLMFGLILLSYGIDEITNPRLRA; translated from the coding sequence ATGAACGTACTAGAGTACGTGAAGTTAATATGGAAAAATAAAAAGAGTAGGGTAGGCCTAATTATACTTGTCTTTTACCTAATCTTAGCATTTATCTTTCCGTTCTTTATTCCTCCACCCGTAGTGTCAACAATAAACGCTAACAAAATTTTCCTTCCTCCTCAACCAAACTTTTATTATATCCTAGGTACTGGTCCATTAGGTGAAAGTATATTAGCCAACATAGTTTATGGTGCCGGGTTTATCATAGAATTGTCTTTACTTGCGGGATTATTTACTACACTAATAGGAATTTTAATCGGTATAATCGCTGGATATTTAGGAGGGATTATTGATAACATACTTATGGCAATAAACGATATTGTAATGACACTACCTACATTAGTAGTTTACATTATTTTAGCCACACTTATCAGAACTTCAAACCCAGTTATCTTAGCATTAATACTAAGTTCAATGAGTTGGACGGGATTAGCGAGATCAATTAGGTCACAGGTACTCTTATTAAAATCTATGCAGTACATCGAAATTTCAAAGATATTAGGTCTTAGTAATTTACATATTATCTTCAGAGAAATAATTCCAAACTTAGGCTCGTATATAGCGGTACACTTTATTTTCAATGTTGAGGGAGCCCTTTATGCGGCAGTTGGTCTTTATTTCTTAGGTGTGTTGCCGGTAAATCCAAATAACTGGGGTTATATGATAAGTCAAGCGCTTAATATGGGTGCTATTTTTGGAGGAAAAGGGGTTTGGTATTTAATCTTCCCAAGTTTGGCTGTCATAGGACTAATGTTTGGGTTAATTTTACTAAGTTATGGAATAGATGAAATAACAAACCCAAGGCTAAGAGCATGA
- a CDS encoding ABC transporter ATP-binding protein codes for MIKLEKISVKFGGGLLSRKSLVYALRDITTDEINSSTLVIGESGAGKTTLGKTILGLIKPSEGVYYYKGINVWKNKRKMLKIIRREIQYVAQDPFASFNPNKTVGESIGYVVKKYYGRKNYKERVIELLKSVGLSEREFYKYPHQLSGGQLQRANIARALVPNPKILVADEPTSMLDASLRLSIINLLANLIEKNELKVIMITHDLGIAKYFYYKVKKVKGLILYKGRLVEEGDFLDILEKPLHPYTKFLKENIIDIANVNRDNQYIVNEKKLNENGCPFYLYCSFKLDICKNSFPPSKSINNRKVACFHYA; via the coding sequence ATGATAAAACTAGAAAAAATATCAGTTAAATTTGGTGGCGGATTACTTTCAAGGAAAAGTCTTGTTTACGCACTAAGAGATATAACTACTGATGAAATAAATTCATCTACATTAGTCATAGGAGAAAGCGGTGCCGGTAAGACAACATTAGGGAAAACAATTTTAGGGCTTATAAAACCCTCTGAAGGGGTATATTATTACAAGGGAATTAACGTGTGGAAAAACAAGAGAAAAATGTTGAAAATTATTAGGAGAGAAATTCAATATGTTGCACAAGATCCCTTTGCATCTTTTAATCCAAACAAAACTGTAGGTGAATCAATAGGTTATGTTGTAAAGAAATATTATGGAAGAAAAAACTATAAAGAAAGAGTGATAGAGTTATTAAAAAGTGTAGGATTAAGTGAAAGAGAGTTTTATAAGTACCCTCACCAATTATCTGGTGGGCAATTACAGAGAGCAAACATCGCTAGGGCTTTAGTTCCTAATCCTAAAATCTTAGTCGCTGACGAACCTACATCAATGTTAGATGCTTCATTAAGATTAAGTATTATAAATTTGTTAGCAAATTTAATAGAAAAAAATGAGTTAAAAGTTATTATGATCACTCATGATTTAGGGATTGCTAAGTATTTTTATTATAAGGTGAAAAAGGTTAAGGGGCTAATTCTCTATAAGGGTAGACTAGTTGAAGAAGGAGACTTTCTAGATATATTAGAGAAGCCATTACATCCTTATACAAAATTTCTAAAAGAGAATATAATTGATATTGCTAATGTGAACAGAGATAATCAATATATAGTCAACGAAAAAAAGTTAAATGAAAATGGATGTCCATTTTACCTTTACTGCTCATTTAAGCTAGATATTTGTAAAAATAGTTTTCCTCCTAGCAAGAGTATTAATAATCGTAAAGTTGCTTGTTTCCATTATGCTTAA
- a CDS encoding ABC transporter substrate-binding protein has product MKVKLLYSIPLLILLLGLILPSVTIIANSQASKVLTIGWVTSSPYTSLSSYNPNIFSGGLGGAFYGLVYAYSAILNVSNNQMLPGIVENWTFSPSNWIQEYNSLSSVNVTLYLNPNAHWANGQPVTAYDILATCLILDMYSAPPFPNYTVINNYTIIISYPKDYVSPYLMPFTLLNTVGLGEVAVITNYQVWKPIITQIEGNWTLLQEGKVKTTVFRNMIRSFNPALVAPISASYNGPFYVSQITPSEIVLSKNPGFYAVNMVPWNEVIIYQYTSSQDLLAGIKTGEIGLLYSGATSLPSLALSSLPSYYKVVSVPQPFGYALYFNLQNPWLKYVQVRQAIAYIINRTAIALVGGVKYSPVHIPNGIPNFSYFNEFRSPAVSNLNPYNVNLTKAAELLESVGFTEKNGQWYTPSGTPFTLNITDTSTSSPGVDSMLTLIADELTAFGIPTTYSIITIPSVAHQLYETGDYDLAFQNWGGYYPGTVDWYLQLQYLSGIPYNVTHWDLLVPLPNGSVYNMSKLYIESTAPNSTSQLIAANDEIAYALNYYLPLLPLVYSDYVIVYNSNVLSAPPSNSWFWEEALYGIGGTAFLQAGFQYGYLVSTTITTTTTTTVPTVTSIVTSTTPPSTVTVSSTNVGLIVGVAVAVIIVIIIVAVILLRRR; this is encoded by the coding sequence ATGAAGGTTAAACTACTGTATAGTATACCATTGCTTATTCTATTACTAGGTTTAATATTACCGTCTGTAACCATAATTGCAAACTCGCAAGCTTCTAAGGTATTAACAATTGGTTGGGTAACTAGTTCCCCATATACTAGTTTATCCTCATATAATCCAAACATATTCTCTGGAGGTCTTGGAGGAGCATTTTATGGTCTCGTATATGCTTATTCGGCAATACTTAACGTTTCTAATAATCAAATGTTACCTGGAATAGTAGAAAATTGGACGTTCTCTCCATCAAATTGGATCCAAGAATATAATTCACTCAGTAGTGTTAATGTAACTTTATATTTGAATCCTAATGCCCATTGGGCAAACGGACAACCAGTTACTGCTTACGATATTTTAGCAACATGTCTAATTTTAGATATGTATAGCGCTCCCCCATTTCCAAATTACACTGTGATTAACAATTACACGATAATTATATCTTACCCTAAGGATTATGTTTCTCCTTATTTAATGCCTTTTACACTTTTAAATACTGTAGGATTAGGTGAAGTTGCAGTTATAACTAATTATCAGGTGTGGAAGCCAATTATCACACAAATTGAAGGAAACTGGACTTTATTACAAGAGGGTAAAGTAAAGACTACAGTATTTAGAAATATGATAAGGAGTTTTAACCCAGCATTAGTAGCTCCAATTTCTGCAAGCTACAACGGACCATTCTACGTTAGTCAAATAACACCAAGTGAAATAGTACTGTCAAAGAATCCTGGATTCTATGCTGTAAATATGGTTCCATGGAATGAAGTAATAATCTATCAATATACTTCTTCTCAAGACCTATTAGCAGGAATAAAAACAGGTGAAATAGGTTTACTTTATTCTGGGGCTACATCATTACCATCATTAGCCTTATCATCATTACCTAGTTATTATAAAGTAGTCTCAGTACCTCAACCATTTGGATATGCACTATACTTCAATTTACAAAATCCATGGTTAAAGTACGTGCAAGTGAGACAAGCAATAGCTTATATAATAAACAGAACTGCAATTGCCTTAGTTGGTGGTGTAAAATACTCCCCTGTTCATATACCAAATGGAATACCAAACTTTTCATACTTTAATGAGTTTAGAAGTCCAGCAGTATCTAACTTAAATCCATATAATGTAAATTTAACTAAAGCGGCAGAACTATTAGAAAGCGTTGGTTTTACTGAAAAGAATGGACAATGGTATACCCCATCTGGTACACCATTTACATTAAATATCACAGATACGAGTACTTCTTCACCTGGAGTAGATTCAATGTTAACACTAATAGCTGATGAATTAACAGCATTCGGTATTCCGACAACCTATTCAATTATCACAATTCCTTCTGTGGCTCATCAACTTTACGAAACTGGAGATTATGATTTAGCATTCCAGAATTGGGGAGGCTATTATCCTGGAACAGTTGATTGGTACTTACAATTACAATATCTAAGCGGAATACCGTACAATGTGACCCATTGGGACTTATTAGTCCCGCTACCTAATGGTAGTGTATATAACATGTCAAAGCTTTATATAGAATCAACGGCACCTAATTCGACTTCTCAACTAATAGCGGCAAATGATGAAATAGCTTACGCATTAAACTATTATCTACCATTATTACCCTTAGTCTATTCAGATTATGTAATTGTTTACAATTCTAACGTATTATCTGCACCTCCATCAAACTCCTGGTTCTGGGAAGAAGCATTATATGGAATTGGAGGAACAGCATTCTTACAAGCAGGGTTCCAATATGGCTATCTTGTTTCTACAACAATAACTACTACAACAACAACTACAGTACCAACAGTTACCTCTATCGTTACCTCTACTACCCCTCCATCAACTGTGACTGTGAGTAGTACTAATGTAGGGTTAATTGTAGGGGTAGCTGTAGCAGTAATAATCGTCATTATTATAGTTGCTGTAATCTTGCTAAGAAGGAGGTAA
- a CDS encoding MupG family TIM beta-alpha barrel fold protein, with protein sequence MGQRKKIGFSIFPGWKEIKREQLDIIKIARNYGYSEIFFGIGPGTHWKTSVEEAIILAKDFLEEAKDYYTFVDINPDILKRVNASPKDLSKFINMGFKAVRADYGFSKEEIVEMSKQMVVELNPFEITEAELEFIMNNADLERIKAIHNYYPVFYTGISKEIFEEKNKLLKKWGIEIGAFISHPLYNLRTTLEMLRFVQPFDSANYLSHFVDRVLIGDPTPKEEWLKDVSIAFKSNKVRIKLYDERFKEFLKSKFYLYEEKEYAIVCKSKERIENNLKCHTKIFKNAVTLLNNDIYIFKKDLGVGPFTLIGEIDDLNIEILKMKKEFEFLT encoded by the coding sequence ATGGGACAAAGAAAAAAGATAGGTTTTTCAATTTTCCCAGGATGGAAAGAGATAAAAAGAGAACAATTAGATATCATAAAAATTGCGAGAAATTACGGCTATTCAGAGATATTCTTCGGCATAGGTCCCGGTACACATTGGAAAACTTCAGTAGAAGAAGCAATCATTTTAGCTAAAGATTTCTTAGAAGAAGCAAAGGATTATTACACATTCGTTGATATAAACCCGGACATACTAAAGAGAGTTAACGCATCGCCAAAGGATTTATCTAAATTTATTAACATGGGATTTAAGGCTGTTAGAGCAGATTACGGTTTTTCAAAAGAAGAGATTGTTGAGATGAGCAAGCAAATGGTAGTTGAATTAAACCCATTTGAAATTACTGAGGCTGAGTTAGAATTCATTATGAATAATGCAGACCTAGAAAGGATAAAGGCAATTCACAACTATTATCCTGTGTTTTATACTGGGATTTCGAAAGAGATTTTTGAAGAAAAGAATAAGCTGTTAAAAAAATGGGGTATTGAAATTGGTGCCTTTATCTCCCATCCCTTATATAATTTAAGGACCACATTAGAAATGTTGAGATTTGTACAGCCTTTTGATTCAGCGAATTATCTTTCACACTTTGTAGACAGAGTTTTAATTGGAGATCCAACTCCTAAAGAAGAATGGTTAAAAGATGTATCTATCGCATTCAAATCAAACAAGGTTAGGATAAAATTATACGACGAGAGATTTAAAGAATTCCTAAAGAGCAAATTTTACCTCTATGAGGAAAAAGAATATGCGATTGTTTGCAAGAGTAAGGAGAGGATTGAAAATAACTTAAAGTGCCACACGAAAATATTCAAAAATGCAGTTACGTTACTAAATAATGATATTTATATATTTAAAAAGGATTTGGGAGTAGGTCCTTTCACCCTTATAGGTGAAATAGATGACTTAAATATTGAAATCCTTAAAATGAAAAAAGAATTTGAATTTCTTACTTAG
- a CDS encoding ABC transporter ATP-binding protein, which produces MTKLLLKVQDLSVSYFVNKHEIVALKGVSLEIEKGEILGIIGESGSGKTTLAKAIIRSIKPPGKITKGKILYEGEDILSVDIKRFKREYLWKKISYVPQASQNSLNGVMRVIDHFYDTAISHGITGKNIIYNKAKEAVKMVSLDERVLSSYPHELSGGMKQRVLIALSLLLDPEVIILDEPTSALDVATQKSILDLVIKITKELGTTIILITHDIAVANYIAKKILVLYAGRVMEFGNTEEIMNHPLHPYTQGLINSVPSIYKDISKLKPINEGEIPLKGCPFHTRCSYVSEICKVEEPSLYTVNTRLVRCFLYDKTRKNIS; this is translated from the coding sequence GTGACTAAATTGCTTTTAAAAGTACAAGATCTATCAGTATCTTACTTCGTCAATAAGCATGAAATAGTAGCCTTAAAGGGTGTTTCTCTCGAGATAGAAAAAGGAGAAATATTAGGAATTATTGGAGAGAGCGGTTCTGGAAAAACAACTTTGGCTAAAGCAATTATTAGGAGCATTAAACCTCCAGGGAAGATAACCAAGGGTAAAATACTTTATGAAGGTGAAGATATTCTCTCAGTTGACATTAAGAGGTTTAAAAGAGAGTATCTATGGAAGAAAATTAGTTATGTGCCGCAAGCTAGTCAAAACTCTTTAAACGGTGTTATGAGAGTTATTGATCATTTTTATGATACAGCGATATCCCATGGTATTACCGGTAAGAATATTATATATAATAAGGCGAAAGAAGCTGTAAAAATGGTATCTTTAGATGAAAGGGTTTTATCATCTTATCCTCATGAGCTAAGTGGTGGAATGAAGCAAAGGGTGTTAATTGCCTTATCACTTCTTCTAGATCCCGAGGTCATTATTTTAGATGAACCAACAAGTGCTTTAGATGTCGCTACGCAAAAATCAATCCTTGATCTGGTAATAAAAATCACTAAGGAATTAGGAACTACAATTATTTTGATAACACATGATATTGCAGTGGCTAATTATATTGCTAAGAAAATCCTTGTCTTATACGCCGGACGGGTCATGGAGTTTGGAAATACGGAAGAAATAATGAATCATCCTCTACATCCTTATACACAAGGTTTAATTAATTCAGTTCCATCAATTTATAAGGATATTAGCAAATTAAAACCTATAAATGAGGGAGAAATACCACTAAAGGGTTGTCCTTTTCATACAAGGTGTAGTTATGTATCTGAAATCTGTAAGGTAGAGGAACCGTCGTTGTATACAGTTAATACTAGGTTAGTTAGGTGTTTTCTTTATGATAAAACTAGAAAAAATATCAGTTAA